Proteins from a single region of Aureibacter tunicatorum:
- a CDS encoding DNA alkylation repair protein codes for MALSISKQNEILLNSLRLKYEAASDKKKALQKNQYFRNLFESYGISNPDRRAIDKQVQREINYKLLENDIKTIVKTAYQKKQREWQHFAMEIHFSSRKTWVENDLKTIEFMLVNKSWWDTVDYISSNSLGEFMKKRKEQQVETFKKWRTSYNIWLRRASILFQLKYKEKTDIDMLAKNIIPSLSSNEFFLQKAIGWSLRQYAKTDPNFVSNFVDEHDISGLARREALKHINKS; via the coding sequence ATGGCTTTGTCTATTTCCAAACAAAATGAAATCCTACTAAACAGTCTCAGGTTAAAATATGAAGCAGCCTCAGACAAGAAGAAAGCTCTTCAGAAAAATCAATATTTCAGAAATTTATTTGAGTCTTATGGGATTTCAAACCCTGACAGAAGGGCAATAGACAAGCAAGTGCAAAGAGAAATCAATTATAAATTGCTAGAAAACGACATCAAAACGATAGTGAAAACTGCGTATCAGAAAAAGCAAAGAGAATGGCAACACTTCGCTATGGAAATTCATTTCAGCAGCCGAAAAACATGGGTGGAGAATGACCTGAAAACTATAGAATTCATGCTTGTCAACAAGTCTTGGTGGGACACCGTCGACTATATTTCATCGAATAGCCTAGGCGAGTTCATGAAGAAAAGAAAAGAGCAACAGGTAGAGACATTTAAAAAGTGGAGAACTTCCTACAATATCTGGTTGAGAAGAGCGTCAATATTATTCCAATTGAAATACAAAGAAAAAACTGATATTGACATGCTTGCCAAAAACATTATCCCTTCGCTGAGTTCAAATGAATTTTTCCTTCAAAAAGCCATTGGGTGGTCGCTAAGGCAATATGCCAAGACCGACCCAAACTTTGTTTCAAACTTCGTGGATGAACATGACATCTCCGGTTTAGCCCGAAGAGAAGCCCTCAAACACATTAATAAGTCTTAA